A window of Vigna radiata var. radiata cultivar VC1973A unplaced genomic scaffold, Vradiata_ver6 scaffold_194, whole genome shotgun sequence contains these coding sequences:
- the LOC106779357 gene encoding uncharacterized protein LOC106779357, with product MSGIHPSVITHKNMKKNVPRHWDDHCEAAFSAVKNILTNPPIMSRPTEGFDLQLYLSAFGHSVSVALIQEAPMFKLIYFVSRTLQGAEERYSQVEKVALALLTAARRLRPYFQSHQVIIRTNHPVARILRKPDLAGRMVSWSIELSEFGLRFEPQGSIKGQHLADFVAELPPTAEPSVWNLNVDGSSDKRGGGAGIVLEGPDGLLVEQAISFTFQLNNNQAEYEALICGLLLAAELDIQHLECRMDSQLVVGHINGTFQVKDNHLLRYYHKVNDLIKAFGTFKIIHVPRAQNSRAGLLSKLTHARGNSQLTSVIKTTLEQPLLETCSTSIIPSKADWRQDIVQLMIQQEQGTRVSAADSKRIARFTFIGDDLYRRGYTTPLLKCLSSEEAKYVMQELHHEICGSHSGKRTFRAKILRAGFYWPTIEQDYKEFVQKCISCQSHGHDTRIPPSELMGIISPWPFAQWGMDIAGPLPLAKGQCKYLLVAINYFTKWIEVEALATISARKVQSFIWHLICRFGIPQKIITDNGRKFIDRTLVDFLKGLGIKHVTSSVEHPQTNGQAEAANKAIIS from the coding sequence ATGTCCGGCATCCATCCCAGTGTTATCACACACAAGAACATGAAGAAAAATGTCCCTCGACATTGGGACGATCACTGTGAGGCAGCCTTCTCCGCCGTAAAAAACATATTGACCAATCCACCCATCATGAGCCGTCCGACGGAAGGGTTTGACTTACAACTGTATCTGTCCGCATTTGGCCATTCGGTAAGTGTCGCCCTTATTCAGGAGGCACCAATGTTTAAACTCATTTATTTTGTCAGCAGAACCTTGCAGGGGGCCGAAGAACGATACTCGCAGGTGGAAAAAGTAGCATTAGCCCTACTAACAGCGGCCCGACGACTTCGTCCATATTTTCAAAGCCACCAAGTTATTATCCGAACCAACCATCCGGTCGCCAGGATCCTCAGAAAACCGGACCTAGCAGGAAGGATGGTTTCCTGGTCCATCGAATTATCCGAATTTGGCTTGCGTTTTGAGCCACAGGGCTCCATCAAGGGCCAACACTTAGCAGACTTCGTGGCAGAACTACCCCCGACGGCAGAACCGTCCGTGTGGAACTTGAACGTAGACGGATCCTCAGACAAAAGAGGAGGAGGAGCCGGTATAGTACTGGAGGGACCGGACGGTCTTCTTGTCGAGCAAGCTATATCCTTCACATTCCAGCTCAATAACAACCAAGCAGAATATGAAGCCCTTATCTGCGGACTACTCTTGGCCGCCGAGCTGGACATCCAACACTTAGAATGCCGAATGGATTCTCAACTAGTTGTGGGGCATATTAACGGAACCTTCCAGGTCAAAGACAATCATCTATTACGTTACTATCACAAAGTCAACGACCTCATTAAAGCGTTTGGCactttcaaaatcatccatGTACCCAGGGCACAAAATTCCCGAGCGGGTTTACTTTCCAAACTAACACATGCCCGTGGAAACTCCCAACTCACTTCGGTAATCAAAACCACGCTGGAACAGCCTCTTTTAGAGACTTGCTCCACCAGCATCATTCCTTCCAAAGCTGACTGGCGGCAAGATATAGTACAGTTGATGATTCAGCAAGAACAGGGTACACGAGTGAGTGCGGCCGATTCTAAACGAATCGCTCGCTTTACATTTATAGGAGATGATCTCTACCGACGTGGGTACACTACTCCTCTGTTAAAGTGTTTATCTAGCGAAGAAGCCAAGTACGTCATGCAGGAACTACATCATGAAATTTGTGGCTCTCACTCGGGTAAAAGAACGTTTAGAGCCAAGATATTACGAGCAGGTTTCTACTGGCCCACAATTGAGCAAGATTACAAAGAGTTTGTCCAAAAATGCATTTCCTGCCAGTCCCATGGACATGACACTCGGATTCCTCCGTCCGAACTGATGGGTATCATATCTCCATGGCCCTTTGCTCAATGGGGGATGGACATAGCCGGACCCCTACCGCTCGCAAAAGGACAATGCAAATATCTCCTAGTGGCAATCAACTACTTTACCAAGTGGATCGAAGTAGAAGCCCTCGCAACAATCAGCGCCCGAAAAGTACAAAGCTTTATCTGGCACTTGATATGCCGATTCGGCATACCACAAAAAATCATCACTGATAACGGTCGGAAATTCATTGACCGTACGCTGGTAGACTTTCTCAAAGGACTTGGCATCAAACATGTTACAAGTTCAGTAGAACACCCCCAAACCAACGGACAGGCCGAGGCTGCAAACAAAGCCATAATCTCCTAG
- the LOC106779358 gene encoding zinc transporter 1-like gives MRFLCLSIKYHEFVRLSIKYHEVRAPHQQILRGSYASPTIITRFVHLSIKYHEVHTPHQQLLPGSCASPAIITRFVRFTSNCYEVYAPLNKYHEVYASIHQISRVTTECTCDEEDENRDRGKTSRYKITTLVSILIADAVRVCIPLLGKVILALSQDKNVFFLIKAFVVGVILATRFIHILPDVFANLTSPCLKEHPWEIFPSLGIAMGTLMVDTYATAYLQKYHSKEVQNESKDVEKETGHEGHVHAHTHAIQGHVHGPVYFHDHSFQLLRHRVISHVLELGIIVHSVIIGISLGASKNPNTIRPLVAALTFHQFFEGMGLGNTISQANFKRVSVTMMGLFFALTTPIGIGIGIGISSVYDDPITLIVEGVFNAASARILIYMALIDLLAHDFMSPRIQQSSRLCFRANVCLLLGAGLMSLVAKWA, from the exons ATGAGGTTCTTGTGCCTCTCCATCAAATATCATGAGTTCGTGCGTCTCTCCATCAAATATCACGAGGTTCGTGCGCCTCACCAGCAAATATTACGAGGTTCGTACGCCTCACCAACAATTATTACGAGGTTTGTCCACCTCTCCATCAAATATCACGAGGTTCATACGCCTCACCAGCAATTATTACCAGGTTCGTGCGCCTCACCAGCAATTATTACAAGGTTCGTGCGCTTCACCAGCAATTGTTACGAGGTTTATGCACCTCTCAACAAATATCACGAGGTTTATGCGTCTATCCATCAAATATCACGAG TTACAACAGAATGTACATGTGACGAAGAAGACGAGAATCGTGACAGAGGAAAAACTTCAAGGTACAAAATAACAACTTTGGTATCAATTTTAATTGCCGATGCAGTTAGGGTGTGTATTCCTCTTCTGGGAAAAGTCATACTAGCGTTAAGTCAGGATAAGAATGTTTTCTTCCTAATAAAAGCTTTTGTTGTTGGTGTGATTCTAGCCACTAGATTCATCCACATATTACCAGATGTTTTTGCGAATCTGACCTCACCTTGCTTAAAAGAGCATCCATGGGAGATTTTCCCTTCATTGGGTATTGCCATGGGAACTCTCATGGTTGATACTTATGCCACTGCTTATTTACAGAAATATCATTCCAAAGAAGTACAAAATGAGAGTAAAGATGTGGAGAAAGAGACAGGGCACGAAGGACATGTGCATGCTCACACACATGCAATACAAGGCCATGTTCATGGCCCTGTTTATTTTCACGATCACTCCTTCCAGCTTCTTCGCCATCGAGTCATATCACAT GTGTTGGAATTAGGAATTATTGTTCACTCTGTTATCATTGGAATTTCATTGGGAGCTTCAAAAAATCCTAACACCATAAGACCACTCGTAGCTGCTTTGACTTTTCATCAATTCTTTGAAGGCATGGGACTTGGAAACACTATATCTCAG GCAAACTTCAAAAGGGTATCTGTCACCATGATGGGATTGTTCTTTGCCTTGACTACTCCAATAGGAATTGGAATTGGCATTGGAATATCAAGTGTTTATGATGA CCCAATTACTCTCATTGTGGAAGGAGTTTTTAATGCAGCTTCAGCAAGAATCTTAATTTACATGGCTCTGATTGATCTTCTTGCCCATGATTTCATGAGTCCAAGAATACAACAAAGTAGCAGACTCTGTTTTCGAGCCAATGTTTGTCTTTTGCTTGGAGCTGGTTTGATGTCTCTCGTAGCTAAATGGGCTTAA